In the Silvanigrella aquatica genome, ACTATAAAAATTACAGAATTCAACAGTGCTATGAGCAAAAAGTTGAATATAAAGAAAGTATTAGTGAGGGCGTGGCTCAGGCCGATGCCATTGATAAGCTGATTAAAATAAACCAACTGGAATTTGACGTTGTTTATGCCGCCTTGGATGCCCGTCATGTTTCTATGCGCAAAGTGGACTTTGAAAATATCCGTAAAAGAGATATTCCAGGCTTTTTAGAAAATGAGTTAGAAAGTTCAAGCCCCTTTGCTATTGAAGATTCCATCCTTGATTACCAAATAATAGATTACTCCAAATCAAAATCATCTGTTTTAGCTATTTTGAGCAAAAAAGAAGTTATAAAAAATATTCTTGAAATCATAGAAAAAGAGCATTTGAGAGTTAAGGTATTAGATGTTGATAATCTAACGTACTTAAACATGATATCTTATCTGATGAAGGATAATCTTGTACATCAAGAACAACATACATCACAAGAGAAAGTTGAAAATACATTACTTATTCAATCATGTATAGTTATTATTAATATTGGCCATAGTAAGACAACTCTTACTTTTATGGCAGATAAAAAAATACTATACACGCGTATCATAAGTATTGCAGGCGATTACTTTAATCAAATATTAATGAAAAAATTTGACTTAAGCTATTCCGATGCTGAATTATTAAAATGCTTTGTTGGATCTATTGAGCTTGATCAAACAGAATCTGGCGAAAGTAAGAAAAATATTGTTGCTGCCGTATTAAAAGAATCCTTAACAGAACTGAGTATTGAAATATTAAGAACAATACAATCATTTCAAGCTAAGGAAGATATTTCAATTCAATCAATATACTTAACTGGTGGCTCAAGCAAAATAAAGGGGATCTATCATTCTCTGGAAAATACATTAAAAATCCCTGTATCAAATGTTTTATTAAAAAAAGAGAATTTTATTTTCAGTGAAGATTCCGAAAATGATTTTTCTACTAGTGAAAATATGGCTATTTATTCTCAAACAATTGCCATTGCTATGAGGGGATTACCTGTCATTGGCGTCTCCTCAAAAATCAATTTGAGAAAAGGTGAATTTGCTCAAGTAAGTAACTACGATAAATTAATTAAACAAATTTTTCTATACTCTGGAGCAGTGGCAGCAGTAGTGCTCTGCCTTTTGTTTAGTTATTTTCTGAGATCTTT is a window encoding:
- the pilM gene encoding pilus assembly protein PilM — its product is MQKILGLDIGTHSIKAVILWNDYKNYRIQQCYEQKVEYKESISEGVAQADAIDKLIKINQLEFDVVYAALDARHVSMRKVDFENIRKRDIPGFLENELESSSPFAIEDSILDYQIIDYSKSKSSVLAILSKKEVIKNILEIIEKEHLRVKVLDVDNLTYLNMISYLMKDNLVHQEQHTSQEKVENTLLIQSCIVIINIGHSKTTLTFMADKKILYTRIISIAGDYFNQILMKKFDLSYSDAELLKCFVGSIELDQTESGESKKNIVAAVLKESLTELSIEILRTIQSFQAKEDISIQSIYLTGGSSKIKGIYHSLENTLKIPVSNVLLKKENFIFSEDSENDFSTSENMAIYSQTIAIAMRGLPVIGVSSKINLRKGEFAQVSNYDKLIKQIFLYSGAVAAVVLCLLFSYFLRSFLYNKEINSLKNQFRKDIISMFSGEPYSLRAISSKKDWNFKNYGDEAVALVKQSMKDKKDLLEKYANEETPYVLQILNKVSQAVPKNLYFEVSEFNLRDGQLYIEAETNSPENINKIIESLAKIKDLNQVTKKSQSIKVGSDKKLTHFSIAASLSKEER